A stretch of Vairimorpha necatrix chromosome 2, complete sequence DNA encodes these proteins:
- a CDS encoding phosphodiesterase has protein sequence MTIENTKENKKQLKELFLCYYPSLDNHKIIQLSYDILSKECKVSQTNLHNFLEAAISEYYDIPYHNATHGFNALYNGNILLKLINKPNNERQVKFIFLVCCLLHDIGHPAVICCGHEKIDLENHHAELIKKLLSKFLPEYVTEVNIKLIEKLILSTNLNLHSGLLDTFKYKYLGHKSKNNIEHNSIDLTMLIKIADIGASSKKFDDFMCGSKQLEEEMFGENTEDTSKRLEKDECF, from the coding sequence ATGACGATAGAGAATACCAAAGAAAACAAGAAACAGCTTAAAGAGCtgtttttatgttattaCCCCAGCTTGGATAATCATAAGATAATACAATTATCTTATGATATCCTAAGTAAGGAATGTAAGGTGTCGCAAACAAATCTGCACAATTTCTTGGAAGCGGCCATAAGTGAATATTATGATATTCCTTATCATAATGCTACCCATGGGTTCAATGCATTATATAATGGGAATATCTTATTGaaacttataaataaaCCAAATAATGAACGACAGGTCaagtttattttcttagtCTGTTGCTTATTGCACGATATAGGCCATCCGGCTGTTATTTGTTGTGGACAcgaaaaaattgatttagAGAATCATCATGCAGAACTCATAAAAAAGCTGTTATCGAAATTTTTGCCAGAGTACGTGACAGAAGTTAATATAAAGTTAATAGAAAAGCTGATTTTATCTACGAATTTGAATTTGCATAGTGGGCTGTTAGATACatttaaatacaaatatttaggccacaaatctaaaaataacatagaACACAATTCAATCGATTTAACAATGCTAATTAAAATTGCAGATATTGGAGCATCGTCCAAAAAATTCGATGATTTCATGTGTGGAAGTAAACAGCTTGAGGAAGAAATGTTTGGTGAAAATACTGAAGATACCAGTAAAAGACTTGAAAAAGATGAATgcttttga